DNA sequence from the Streptomyces canus genome:
CGCCGCAGGGGGCGGGCAGGGGCCGGGTTTTCGGCGGAGGCGGACGGAGGGTCGATGGCCATGTCTCTCAGCCTACCAACCGGAGGGGTGCCTCATCTTCTCTGCTACGCTCCAGAACGTGAGGCTGCCCTCGACTTTCAGTCCTGGCCGCTGTCGTGGCGGGAGGTGCCCCTCATCCGTCCAGCCCGTCCGAACCGGAGGAGCACCACCCATGCCCATCATCGCCGTCATCGGGGCAGGCCCCGGCCTGGGCCTGTCCATCGCCCGCCGCTTCGGAAGGGAGGGTTTCCAGGTCGCCCTGGTCTCCCGGACCCAGGACAAGCTCGACGCGCTCGCCGCGCGGCTCGCCGAGGAGGGCATCGAGGCCGCGGGCTTCGCCGCGGACGTGACGCGTCCCGACTCGCTGCAGTCGGCGCTCGCCGCGGTCGCCGACCGGTTCGGGGCCGTCGACGTACTGGAGTACTCACCCGCCGACCCCACGTTCGCCGGCGCCGCCGCCGTCGACGCCACGGCGCAGGACCTCCACAAGCAGCTCGACTACTACCTGTACGGAGCGGTCGCCGCGGTCCGTCAGGTGCTGCCCGCCATGCTCGAACGCCGCAGCGGCACCCTGCTGTTCTCCACGGGCGCCTCCTCCATCCGGCCGACCGGCGGCGCGTTCGGCAGCATCGGCGTCGCGGCGGCGGCCCTGCGCAACTACGCCATGGCCCTGGGCATCGACCTCGCCGAGCACGGGGTGCACGCCGCACACGTGGCCATCGGGGTGTACATCGGCAGCGGTCCCGGCACCGAGCCCGAGACCATCGCCGAGCACTACTGGGACGCCTACACCAAACGCGACCAGGCCGAGATCGTCCACACCGCCCCCGGCGGCATCCGGTGAGCACCTCCGGCACGCCCGCGGCGAACACGGCCAGGCCACCCATGGTGAAGATCTTCCGAGCCGCCAACAAGGTCGTACGGCCGCTCCTCGCCTCCCGCTTCCACAAACCGCTGAGCGGACGCCTGATGCTGCTCACGTACAAGGGGCACAGGACGGGTCGCCAATTCACGGTCCCCATCGGCTACTTCGACTGGGATCCCGGCACGGTGCTCGCCATGTCCTCCCAGCTCAGCTGGATCCCCAGCATGCGCCAAGGGTCCGCCGTCCGCCTGCGCATCCGGGGCCAGGACCACGCCGCCGTCCCGACGGTCGTCGAGGACCCTGAGGAAGTCGCCGCCCTGCTGGGTGAGTTCGGCCGGCGCAAAGGACCCAAGGCCGCCAAGGGGCTGATGCTCGGCCTCCCGGGCGACCGGCAGCCCACCGACGACGAGCTGCGCACGGCCGCCGCGAAGACCCGCTTGGTCTGCTTCCGGATGGAGCCCGAGCGGCCGGGCCGGTAGCACTTGTGAAGCGCCGGTTGCACATCGCCCGGCCCGGCCCGGGGAAACGGCGGGAGACGCGCCCGCGCATCGCGAATGCCGGCATGCGTGTGTTTCTTGCCAACGGCTTCGAGGCAACGATGCTGGACATGATCGCGGCGGCCGCCGACGTGTCGCGGCACACCTTCTTCTCCTCTTTCGACTCCAAGGACGCCGTTCTCGAGTCCTGGGAAGGCGGCCTGGCGGACGCCCTCCGCACCGCCATTGCCGAACCCGCCGCCGCTCGATTCGGGGGTTGATACATCGGAACGAAAAACCGGCGCTAAGCCTCCCGCGTACCTGAGAGCGCTTTGACCTGGACTTCTTCGAGGGCGGAGCCTTCAGCAGTCGTGTTGATCATTGACTGTGTGGAGGTCCGGGGTGCCGGTCAAGTTTCTGACGGATGCACAAGCCGCCGTGTACGCGGCGTACGACGGGGCGCCGTCCCGTACTGAGTTGGAGCGGTTCTTCTTCCTGGACGACGCGGACCGGGAGCTGATCGAGAGCAAGCGGCGGTCCCACAATCGGCTGGGCTTCGCGGCCCAGCTCACGACCGCGCGCTATCTCGGGGTGTTCCTGGACGACCCGACCGACGTTCCGCCGGAGGTCGTCGACTACCTCGCCGAGCAGCTCGGCATCGCGGACGCGTCGGCACTGAAGGCGTACGGGGAACGGGAGAACACCCGGCTGACCCACGTCCGTGAGCTGCGGAAGGTCCTGGAGTACACGGAGTTCGCCGAGGCGGAAGCCGAGTTGCGGGTGTGGGTGGATGCGCGGGCCTGGACGACCGGGGAGGGCCCGAAGGCGTTGTTCGACGCGTCGGTGGGGTGGCTGCGTGAGCGGCGGGTGCTGCTGCCCGGTGTGACAACGCTGGCCCGGCTGGTCGCGTCGGTGCGGGAGGCGGCGAACCAGCGGCTGTGGGACAGCCTCTACGGGCTGCTGAACACCGGTCAGCGGGCGGTGCTCGACTCGCTGCTGACTGTGCCGCTCGGTGCGCGGGTGTCGGAGCTGGACCGGCTGCGGCGCGGTCCGGT
Encoded proteins:
- a CDS encoding helix-turn-helix domain-containing protein, which encodes MRVFLANGFEATMLDMIAAAADVSRHTFFSSFDSKDAVLESWEGGLADALRTAIAEPAAARFGG
- a CDS encoding SDR family NAD(P)-dependent oxidoreductase codes for the protein MPIIAVIGAGPGLGLSIARRFGREGFQVALVSRTQDKLDALAARLAEEGIEAAGFAADVTRPDSLQSALAAVADRFGAVDVLEYSPADPTFAGAAAVDATAQDLHKQLDYYLYGAVAAVRQVLPAMLERRSGTLLFSTGASSIRPTGGAFGSIGVAAAALRNYAMALGIDLAEHGVHAAHVAIGVYIGSGPGTEPETIAEHYWDAYTKRDQAEIVHTAPGGIR